A single genomic interval of Agromyces cerinus harbors:
- the rpoC gene encoding DNA-directed RNA polymerase subunit beta' encodes MLDATTFDELRIGLATAEDIRKWSYGEVKKPETINYRTLKPEKDGLFGEQIFGPSRDWECACGKYKRVRFKGIVCERCGVEVTKSSVRRERMGHIELAAPVTHIWYFKGVPSRLGYLLDMAPKDLEKVIYFAAYMVIDVDDEGRHADMPGLENELRLEIKTIGDQRDARIATLMARKEEELAALEAEGAKSDQKKRAEAAADKEMTQVRKSGDEQVAHLERVWEDFRTLKVGDLKPEDSVFHELQDRFGMYFDAYMGAEAIKKRLEAFDLAAEADDLRLQIAEGKGQKKIRAIKRLRVVSSFLQTGNSPAAMVLDVVPVIPPELRPMVQLDGGRFATSDLNDLYRRVINRNNRLRRLLDLGAPEIIVNNEKRMLQEAVDALFDNGRRGRPVTGTGNRALKSLSDMLKGKQGRFRQNLLGKRVDYSGRSVIVVGPQLKLHQCGLPKQMALELFKPFVIKRLIDLSHAQNIKAAKRMVERSRPQVWDVLEEIIRERPVLLNRAPTLHRLGIQAFEPQLVEGKAIQLHPLVCAAFNADFDGDQMAVHLPLSVEAQAEARILMLASNNILKPSDGRPVTLPTQDMIIGLHHLTTGKSGAAGEGRAFSSIAEAILAFDQNRPGDFALDLGATVKIRLEGLHFAEGETPEDFVPGKPYLLETTLGRALFNEALPVDYPYVNAQAGKTQISEIVNDLAERYPKTEVAATLDRIKDAGFKWATRSGVTVALSDILTPANKGEIVAKYEKQAAKVQGQFEKGLTTDLERRQELIQIWTKATDEVAVAMREAFPEDNTINRMVSSGARGNWLQIRNIAGMRGLVNNPKGEIIPRPIISSYREGLSVAEYFIATHGARKGLADTALRTADSGYLTRRLVDVSQDVIIREEDCGTTKGLELPIATTDASGELVRDPNVENAVYARSLAADAVNAKGEVVAEAGEDVGDVLIDKLIAAAVETIKVRSVLTCESAVGVCAKCYGRSLATGKLVDIGEAVGIIAAQSIGEPGTQLTMRTFHTGGSASADDITQGLPRVQELFEARTPKGASPIVEAPGRITIDETDKQRKVILTPDNGDEPIAYNVLKRSTLLVEDGQHVELGQQLIVGTVDPKEVLRVKGVREVQKHLVNGVQDVYRSQGVPIHDKHIEVIVRQMLRKVTVVDHGDTDLLPGELVDRLKYNGINRAALTEGKKTASARQEVMGITKASLATESWLSAASFQETTRVLTQAAMEGKSDPLVGLKENVIIGKLIPAGTGLQKYRNVAVEATEEAKAERYPNRIFTDDAAFTEGDLSFVDFDAFSSDDFTPGNYS; translated from the coding sequence TTGCTCGACGCAACGACTTTTGACGAGCTTCGCATCGGCCTGGCCACCGCAGAGGACATCCGCAAGTGGTCCTACGGTGAGGTCAAGAAGCCTGAAACCATCAACTACCGCACCCTGAAGCCCGAGAAGGACGGTCTGTTCGGTGAGCAGATCTTCGGCCCGAGCCGCGACTGGGAGTGCGCCTGCGGCAAGTACAAGCGTGTCCGCTTCAAGGGCATCGTCTGTGAGCGATGCGGCGTGGAGGTCACCAAGTCCTCCGTGCGCCGTGAGCGCATGGGCCACATCGAGCTCGCCGCTCCGGTCACGCACATCTGGTACTTCAAGGGTGTGCCCAGCCGTCTCGGCTACCTGCTCGACATGGCGCCGAAGGACCTCGAGAAGGTCATCTACTTCGCCGCCTACATGGTCATCGACGTCGACGACGAGGGTCGTCACGCCGACATGCCCGGCCTCGAGAACGAGCTCCGGCTCGAGATCAAGACCATCGGCGACCAGCGCGATGCCCGCATCGCGACGCTCATGGCTCGCAAGGAGGAGGAGCTCGCCGCACTCGAGGCGGAGGGCGCCAAGTCCGACCAGAAGAAGCGCGCTGAAGCCGCCGCCGACAAGGAGATGACGCAGGTCCGCAAGTCGGGCGACGAGCAGGTCGCGCACCTCGAGCGCGTGTGGGAGGACTTCCGCACCCTCAAGGTCGGCGACCTCAAGCCCGAGGACTCGGTCTTCCACGAGCTCCAGGACCGCTTCGGCATGTACTTCGACGCCTACATGGGCGCCGAGGCCATCAAGAAGCGCCTCGAGGCCTTCGACCTGGCCGCTGAGGCCGACGACCTGCGCCTGCAGATCGCCGAGGGCAAGGGCCAGAAGAAGATCCGCGCGATCAAGCGTCTGCGCGTCGTCAGCTCCTTCCTGCAGACCGGCAACTCGCCGGCCGCGATGGTGCTCGACGTCGTGCCGGTGATCCCGCCGGAGCTTCGTCCGATGGTCCAGCTCGACGGTGGCCGCTTCGCGACCTCCGACCTCAACGACCTCTACCGTCGTGTGATCAACCGCAACAACCGTCTTCGTCGTCTGCTCGACCTCGGTGCCCCCGAGATCATCGTCAACAACGAGAAGCGGATGCTGCAGGAGGCCGTCGACGCACTGTTCGACAACGGCCGCCGCGGTCGCCCCGTCACCGGTACCGGCAACCGCGCCCTGAAGTCCCTGAGCGACATGCTCAAGGGAAAGCAGGGTCGCTTCCGCCAGAACCTGCTCGGCAAGCGCGTCGACTACTCGGGCCGTTCGGTCATCGTCGTCGGCCCGCAGCTGAAGCTGCACCAGTGCGGTCTGCCCAAGCAGATGGCGCTCGAGCTGTTCAAGCCGTTCGTGATCAAGCGCCTGATCGACCTGAGCCACGCTCAGAACATCAAGGCCGCCAAGCGCATGGTCGAGCGTTCGCGCCCCCAGGTCTGGGACGTGCTCGAGGAGATCATCCGTGAGCGCCCGGTTCTGCTGAACCGTGCACCCACGCTGCACCGCCTCGGCATCCAGGCCTTCGAACCGCAGCTCGTCGAGGGCAAGGCCATCCAGCTCCACCCGCTCGTGTGTGCTGCGTTCAACGCGGACTTCGACGGCGACCAGATGGCCGTGCACCTTCCCCTCTCGGTGGAGGCGCAGGCCGAGGCCCGCATCCTGATGCTCGCCTCGAACAACATCCTGAAGCCGTCCGACGGCCGTCCGGTGACCCTGCCCACGCAGGACATGATCATCGGCCTGCACCACCTGACGACCGGCAAGTCCGGCGCCGCAGGTGAGGGTCGCGCGTTCTCGTCGATCGCCGAGGCCATCCTCGCCTTCGACCAGAACCGTCCGGGCGACTTCGCGCTCGACCTCGGTGCCACGGTCAAGATCCGTCTCGAGGGCCTGCACTTCGCCGAGGGCGAGACCCCCGAGGACTTCGTTCCCGGCAAGCCGTACCTGCTCGAGACGACCCTCGGTCGCGCCCTCTTCAACGAGGCGCTTCCGGTCGACTACCCCTACGTGAACGCGCAGGCGGGCAAGACGCAGATCTCGGAGATCGTCAACGACCTCGCCGAGCGCTACCCGAAGACCGAGGTCGCCGCGACCCTCGACCGCATCAAGGACGCCGGCTTCAAGTGGGCGACCCGTTCGGGCGTGACCGTGGCACTCTCCGACATCCTGACGCCGGCCAACAAGGGCGAGATCGTCGCGAAGTACGAGAAGCAGGCCGCCAAGGTCCAGGGTCAGTTCGAGAAGGGTCTCACGACCGACCTCGAGCGCCGCCAGGAGCTCATCCAGATCTGGACGAAGGCCACCGACGAGGTTGCCGTCGCGATGCGCGAGGCGTTCCCCGAGGACAACACGATCAACCGCATGGTGTCGTCGGGTGCTCGTGGTAACTGGCTGCAGATCCGCAACATCGCGGGCATGCGAGGCCTCGTGAACAACCCGAAGGGTGAGATCATCCCTCGCCCGATCATCTCGAGCTACCGCGAGGGTCTCTCGGTCGCCGAGTACTTCATCGCGACGCACGGTGCCCGTAAGGGTCTGGCCGACACGGCCCTCCGTACGGCCGACTCGGGTTACCTCACGCGTCGTCTCGTCGACGTCTCGCAGGACGTCATCATCCGCGAGGAGGACTGCGGCACGACCAAGGGCCTCGAGCTCCCGATCGCGACGACGGATGCCTCGGGCGAGCTCGTCCGCGACCCGAACGTCGAGAACGCGGTCTACGCCCGCAGCCTCGCCGCCGACGCGGTCAACGCCAAGGGCGAGGTCGTCGCCGAGGCCGGTGAAGACGTCGGTGACGTGCTCATCGACAAGCTCATCGCGGCTGCCGTCGAGACGATCAAGGTGCGCTCCGTGCTCACCTGCGAGTCGGCCGTCGGTGTCTGCGCGAAGTGCTACGGCCGTTCGCTCGCGACCGGCAAGCTCGTCGACATCGGCGAGGCCGTCGGCATCATCGCGGCCCAGTCGATCGGTGAGCCCGGCACGCAGCTGACGATGCGTACCTTCCACACCGGTGGTTCGGCCTCGGCCGACGACATCACGCAGGGTCTGCCCCGCGTGCAGGAGCTCTTCGAGGCGCGCACCCCCAAGGGTGCATCGCCCATCGTCGAGGCCCCGGGTCGCATCACGATCGACGAGACCGACAAGCAGCGCAAGGTCATCCTCACGCCCGACAACGGCGACGAGCCGATCGCGTACAACGTGCTCAAGCGTTCGACCCTCCTGGTCGAAGACGGACAGCACGTCGAGCTCGGCCAGCAGCTGATCGTCGGCACCGTCGACCCGAAGGAGGTCCTCCGGGTCAAGGGTGTGCGCGAAGTGCAGAAGCACCTCGTCAACGGCGTGCAGGACGTCTACCGCTCGCAGGGTGTGCCGATCCACGACAAGCACATCGAGGTCATCGTGCGCCAGATGCTGCGCAAGGTCACCGTCGTCGACCACGGCGACACCGACCTGCTGCCCGGTGAGCTCGTCGACCGCCTGAAGTACAACGGCATCAACCGTGCCGCGCTGACCGAGGGCAAGAAGACGGCGTCGGCTCGCCAGGAGGTCATGGGTATCACCAAGGCCTCGCTCGCGACCGAGTCGTGGCTGTCGGCCGCGTCCTTCCAGGAGACGACCCGCGTGCTCACGCAGGCCGCCATGGAGGGCAAGTCCGACCCGCTCGTCGGCCTCAAGGAGAACGTGATCATCGGAAAGCTGATCCCCGCCGGCACCGGTCTGCAGAAGTACCGGAACGTCGCGGTCGAGGCGACCGAGGAGGCGAAGGCGGAGCGGTACCCGAACCGCATCTTCACCGACGACGCCGCGTTCACCGAGGGCGACCTGAGCTTCGTCGACTTCGACGCGTTCTCGAGCGACGACTTCACCCCCGGCAACTACAGCTAG